The genomic window TGAGCGCCTGAACCTCCTCGACGGTCAGGCCGAACAGGAAGAAGTTCTCCGCGCCGGCCTCCTCGCGAATCTCGACGTTGGCCCCGTCGAGCGTGCCGATCGTCAGGGCGCCGTTGATCATGAACTTCATGTTGCCGGTGCCCGAGGCCTCCTTGCCGGCGGTCGAAATCTGCTCGGACACATTGGCGGCCGGGTATATCAGGTGTGCGTTCTGCACGTTGAAGTTGGGGATGAACGCGATCTTCAGGAACTTGTTGACTTGTGGGTCGTTGTTGATCGTCTCGCCGACGGCGTTGATCAACTTGATGATTCGCTTGGCCAGGAAGTAGCCGGGTGCTGCCTTGCCGCCGAAGATGAAGGCGCGCGGCGGAATTGAAAGCTCCGGGTTCTGCTTGAGCCGGTAGTACAGCGCGATGATGTGCAGCACGTTGAGGTGCTGGCGCTTGTATTCGTGAATCCGCTTGACCTGTATGTCGAAGATCCACTGCGGGTTCAGCTCGACACCGGTCGTGTCGCGGATGAAGTTGGCCAGCCGCGCCTTGTTGTTGCGCTTGATATCGCGCCACTGCTCCCGGAAGGACGAGTCGTCGACGAACCTCTCCAGGCCGCGCAGTTTGCCCAGGTCCTTGAGCCAGCCGTCGCCGACGGTGCGGTCCAGCAGCTCGCGCAGGCCCGGGTTGGACAACGCCAGGAACCGCCGCGGCGTCACCCCGTTCGTCTTGTTGCTGAACCGCTCCGGCCACATCTCGTAGAAGTCTTTGAGGACACTGTCTTTGAGCAGCTCCGAGTGCAGCGCTGCCACGCCGTTGATGGCGTGGCTTCCGACGGTGGCCAGGTGCGCCATCCGGACGTTCTTGCCGCCGTCCTCGCCGATGAGCGACATCCGGCGAACGCGGTCCGCGTCGCCGAGGAACCGGGTGCGTACCTCGTTGAGGAAGCGCCGGTTGATCTCGTAGATGATCTCCAGGTGCCGCGGCAGCGAGTCGCCGAACAGCTCCAGCGGCCAGGTCTCGAGCGCTTCGGGCAGCAGGGTGTGGTTGGTGTAGGCGAAGGTCGCGACGGTGATGTCCCACGCCTCTTCCCACTCCAGCAGCCGCTCGTCGATCAGCAGGCGCATCAGCTCGGCGACTCCGATGGACGGGTGAGTGTCGTTGAGCTGCAAGGCGAATCTCTGGGGCAGCTCCCGCACGCCCGCGTCGGCGAGATCGTCCATGATGTGCAGCACGTGCTGCAGCGAGCAGGACACAAAGAAATGTTGCTGCAGCAGCCGCAGCCGCTTGCCGGCCTCGGGCTCGTCGTTGGGGTAGAGCACCTTGGTGACCGTCTCGGAGGTCACCTCGTCTTCGACCGCCTTGTAGTAATCGCCGGTGTTGAACGCGTCCAGCGCGAATGACTTGACCGCCCGCGCGCTCCACAGCGTCAGCACGTTGCAGGTGTTGACGCCGTAGCCCTGGATGGGCGTGTCGTAGGCAACGCCTTTCAGCAACAACCCGGGCAGCCAGCGGGAGCGTTCGCGCCCGGCATCGTCGGTGTAATGCTCGACGTAGCCGCCCCATTTGACGAGGTAATTGACGTCGGGTTTGGCGATTTCCCAAGGGTTTCCGCGATCCAGCCAGTTGTCGGTCTGCTCGACCTGCCAGCCGTCGTGGATCTCCTGGTCGAAAATGCCGAACTCGTAGCGGATACCGTAGCCGATGGCCGGGCGCTCGAGCGTGGCCAGCGAGTCCAGGTAACAGGCCGCGAGCCGGCCCAAGCCGCCGTTGCCCAGCCCGGGTTCCTCCTCGCAGGCCAGCACCTCGTCGAGCCGCTGTCCCATCGCGGCCAGCGCGGACTTCGCCACGCCCTCCAAGCCGAGGTTCAGCAGGTTGTTGCCCAGCTGCGGACCCATCAGGAACTCGGCCGACAGATAGCAGACCACCTTGCGCCCAAGGTCGAGCGACGTCTGCGTCGACACGACCCGGCGGTCCTGCATGCGGTCCCGCACCGCCAGTGCCAGTGCCCGATAGTAGTGCTCGGGCCGCAGGGCCGCGGCCGGGCGGCCGATCGAGTAGCGCAGGTGATCGGTGATCGCGCGCTGCAGCGCGGGGGCGCCCATCCCGGTGCGCGAGTGCTCGGTCAGGTCAGCCGGCCGGGAACTCGAGGCGGATAGGCCGTCGGAAGGTGTCTGATCGAGATCGGTCATCGTGAGTCCTACTCCCTAGAGGTGATGGCAGTATCGCACCGATGTTCCGGCGGCGCGCAGGTGTCGAGTCTGGCAGCGATGACTGCACACCAGGCGCGCAATTGACGTCCGCCAGGTGAACGCGAGCCCACGTGCTCGCGACGGGATGCCGACGGGGACGCGGACCCTGGCGGGTCGCGAGCGCTCGACACGGGCGCGAGGCTACTTCAAGGCGGAGCGGCCGCGAGAGGTCACCGAGCCGCTGTCGAATCTTCTTGGCCGCCAGGCGCGGTCGGAAACTTTTGGCGGACAACCGCGCTAATTGGTGACCGTCATCTGGTCGTCGCTGGTGTTCCACGACTTGCTGAAGACGTTGATGGGCACCTGCTCGTCCCTGCCGTCCTCGCTACCGGGGTCGTTGAGGTGCACAATGCCGTTGTTGGTGTCGACACCGGTCACCACGACGGCGTGGTTGGACTGGGGAGCACCGTCGGAGTCCTTGTCCTCGACCGGATCGCCCCAGATGAGTTCCGCGTTGACCGCGGCGATCACCTTGCGGCCGTGGGCCAGGTCTTGCTCGAGTGCCTTCATGCCGGTGGAGACACCGGTCTGGGCGGCGCTGTCCTTGTCGGTGCTGACCGATTGGATGCTGTAGAGCTTCAGCAACGTCGGCCCGTCGTCGAACGAGGTGCCCTCGCCGTGATGGCGCTTGCCCGGCTTGGCATAGATCGGGCCGGGGTGCACGGCGCTGGGAGTCGACTGGGCCAGCTTGACGATTGCGCGCTCGGACGGTTGGTTGCCGGTGATTTCACCGACCACGTCGGCGACG from Mycobacterium shigaense includes these protein-coding regions:
- a CDS encoding glycogen/starch/alpha-glucan phosphorylase; this translates as MGAPALQRAITDHLRYSIGRPAAALRPEHYYRALALAVRDRMQDRRVVSTQTSLDLGRKVVCYLSAEFLMGPQLGNNLLNLGLEGVAKSALAAMGQRLDEVLACEEEPGLGNGGLGRLAACYLDSLATLERPAIGYGIRYEFGIFDQEIHDGWQVEQTDNWLDRGNPWEIAKPDVNYLVKWGGYVEHYTDDAGRERSRWLPGLLLKGVAYDTPIQGYGVNTCNVLTLWSARAVKSFALDAFNTGDYYKAVEDEVTSETVTKVLYPNDEPEAGKRLRLLQQHFFVSCSLQHVLHIMDDLADAGVRELPQRFALQLNDTHPSIGVAELMRLLIDERLLEWEEAWDITVATFAYTNHTLLPEALETWPLELFGDSLPRHLEIIYEINRRFLNEVRTRFLGDADRVRRMSLIGEDGGKNVRMAHLATVGSHAINGVAALHSELLKDSVLKDFYEMWPERFSNKTNGVTPRRFLALSNPGLRELLDRTVGDGWLKDLGKLRGLERFVDDSSFREQWRDIKRNNKARLANFIRDTTGVELNPQWIFDIQVKRIHEYKRQHLNVLHIIALYYRLKQNPELSIPPRAFIFGGKAAPGYFLAKRIIKLINAVGETINNDPQVNKFLKIAFIPNFNVQNAHLIYPAANVSEQISTAGKEASGTGNMKFMINGALTIGTLDGANVEIREEAGAENFFLFGLTVEEVQALKARGYRPAEYIDSNDELAAVLNLIADGTFSHGDTEVFKPLVDNLRHDDPFLVCADYASYVECQSRVSAAWLDGESWTKMSILNTARSGKFSSDRAIAEYCDDIWKVWPLTVKI
- a CDS encoding cysteine peptidase family C39 domain-containing protein: MATAGVAVLGCVAALGLSGGTAVAAPGTPDPPSSEGTLYGDPAAAAPFWRYQSYDDDCVEMSVADVVGEITGNQPSERAIVKLAQSTPSAVHPGPIYAKPGKRHHGEGTSFDDGPTLLKLYSIQSVSTDKDSAAQTGVSTGMKALEQDLAHGRKVIAAVNAELIWGDPVEDKDSDGAPQSNHAVVVTGVDTNNGIVHLNDPGSEDGRDEQVPINVFSKSWNTSDDQMTVTN